A single window of Desulfomonilaceae bacterium DNA harbors:
- a CDS encoding FMN-binding protein, producing the protein MTLSELFHDPLNFLRTALNTRGLRLVVYAFIVAWLFPSSRFILVVSVIAALGFLWRRDYQFNRSPKFLYLLGVVAFLLIGYLVTYVNVKHVDKLRFSASPWGDGIYKVKNGSYVGEGQGYRGPIKVEIQVKDHRIDGVKTLDYPDLFSVLENQVGPFQKELLDRGRLFIPSQPQMLRGATETLTGYVNAVQNALSKGIPDFPEYNWFSRIFLDCFISQAPNRVTLNALAILFAVFMVFEYAFQSMLTPGTGRSINCYNCASCVGVCPVKEVEGVQIPMGLVLLTRLGDYERVLELSKYCVGCGRCAAKCPIGNSGPLVISAAYQAARQKRRGKSTDSKRETE; encoded by the coding sequence ATGACGTTGTCAGAGCTATTTCATGACCCGTTAAATTTCTTGCGGACAGCGCTAAACACCAGAGGTTTACGCCTGGTTGTGTATGCGTTCATCGTTGCATGGCTGTTTCCGTCCAGTCGTTTCATTCTAGTGGTTTCTGTAATCGCAGCTTTAGGCTTCCTTTGGCGCAGGGATTACCAATTCAATCGCAGCCCTAAATTTTTGTATCTTCTCGGTGTGGTTGCTTTCCTGTTGATCGGTTATCTTGTCACGTATGTCAACGTGAAACATGTGGATAAGCTTCGCTTCTCGGCTAGTCCATGGGGCGACGGGATTTACAAGGTCAAGAATGGCTCTTACGTTGGAGAAGGACAAGGCTATCGAGGACCGATCAAGGTTGAGATTCAAGTTAAGGATCATCGAATCGACGGAGTAAAAACCCTTGATTATCCGGATCTGTTTTCTGTGCTGGAAAATCAGGTCGGCCCCTTCCAAAAAGAATTACTGGATCGAGGGCGTCTGTTTATCCCTTCCCAACCACAAATGCTCAGGGGAGCGACTGAAACGCTTACAGGTTATGTGAACGCTGTGCAGAACGCCCTTTCTAAAGGAATACCGGATTTCCCCGAATACAATTGGTTTTCAAGAATTTTTTTGGATTGTTTTATCAGTCAGGCTCCAAATCGAGTCACACTGAACGCGCTTGCCATTTTGTTCGCTGTTTTCATGGTCTTCGAATACGCCTTTCAGTCGATGCTGACTCCAGGAACAGGGAGGTCAATCAATTGTTACAATTGCGCATCCTGTGTAGGTGTATGTCCTGTAAAAGAAGTGGAAGGCGTTCAAATACCCATGGGATTGGTTCTATTGACTCGATTGGGAGACTACGAAAGAGTTTTGGAGTTGTCGAAGTATTGTGTGGGCTGCGGCCGATGCGCAGCTAAATGCCCCATTGGAAACTCAGGTCCATTGGTTATTTCTGCGGCGTATCAAGCGGCACGACAAAAGAGACGCGGCAAATCAACTGATAGTAAGAGAGAAACCGAGTGA
- a CDS encoding NHL repeat-containing protein produces MKRRDFIKSIGAAAAISVLSHGTSNAFSHKNGTNSPPYYEIQDSVPHTPFCIIFNSTGNLVVTDPSLYRIFLLDYDLKVINSFGKPGSAPGAFNFPKGVAVDSKNFVYVVDSNNCRIQIFDPEGKLYKVVGSIGSIAGMFATPQGICLDSKDRMFVADTRNHRIQVFESFELVSVIGDLGDGDSQFRLPTASQVTPSGEIMVLDSKHGLVKVFDKDGNFERSFAGEGNETGRLNSPQGMILDHDGSLLVADTGNHRLQKFDSIGKPMDFPTVDSNGDLLFKTPTSLAVRNENLYVADSGKGAVIKLGLKNL; encoded by the coding sequence ATGAAACGGCGTGATTTTATAAAATCAATAGGGGCTGCAGCCGCGATTTCGGTTCTTTCTCACGGGACCTCTAACGCGTTTTCTCACAAGAACGGAACAAATTCCCCACCTTATTACGAAATTCAGGATAGTGTTCCGCATACTCCATTCTGCATAATTTTCAATTCGACCGGTAACCTGGTCGTTACAGATCCTTCCCTTTACAGAATTTTTCTCCTTGATTACGATTTAAAGGTCATCAACTCATTCGGGAAACCGGGATCAGCGCCCGGCGCTTTTAATTTCCCCAAGGGTGTCGCCGTTGACTCCAAAAACTTCGTTTATGTTGTTGATTCAAATAATTGCAGAATACAGATTTTTGATCCGGAGGGTAAATTATACAAAGTGGTAGGCTCCATTGGATCAATAGCTGGAATGTTCGCCACTCCACAGGGAATATGTCTGGATTCCAAAGACAGAATGTTTGTCGCAGATACAAGGAATCACAGAATTCAGGTGTTCGAGTCCTTTGAACTAGTTTCCGTAATAGGAGATTTGGGGGATGGAGACTCCCAGTTCCGTCTTCCCACAGCCTCTCAAGTCACCCCTAGTGGCGAAATTATGGTTCTCGACAGTAAACATGGACTCGTGAAAGTTTTTGACAAGGACGGAAACTTCGAGAGAAGTTTTGCCGGAGAAGGAAATGAGACAGGGCGTCTCAACTCTCCTCAGGGTATGATTCTAGATCATGACGGCTCGCTTTTGGTAGCTGACACAGGTAACCATAGACTTCAGAAATTTGATTCCATTGGTAAGCCGATGGATTTCCCGACTGTGGACTCCAATGGCGATCTTCTCTTTAAGACGCCTACTTCTTTAGCCGTTAGAAATGAAAACCTTTATGTAGCGGATTCAGGCAAAGGAGCCGTGATCAAACTTGGCCTCAAGAATCTTTAA
- a CDS encoding nitroreductase, with translation MKFEEVVRNRKSVRAFRPAPVPREIILTIADLARWAPSWGNTQPWEIVVADGAKTKQLSDEFEELGKKGTPPRPDITMPINFSGIYKDRYMNLGRDLLTFMGIERDDKAGRLNHYLNMYKFFGAPSVIYLVIDQNLNEQYSCLDIGSIGTTICYVAMEHGLGSIYLAASMHFPDVVRRVLDIPESKKIVIGIAMGYPIQDAPAAIFRSDRAPLEEVIRFA, from the coding sequence ATGAAGTTTGAAGAAGTGGTTCGCAATCGTAAGAGTGTGAGGGCTTTTCGCCCGGCTCCTGTGCCACGAGAAATAATACTAACAATAGCTGATTTAGCACGTTGGGCCCCATCGTGGGGAAACACCCAGCCATGGGAAATCGTCGTTGCAGACGGAGCAAAAACCAAGCAACTCTCTGACGAATTCGAAGAATTAGGTAAGAAGGGAACTCCTCCGAGGCCCGATATTACGATGCCTATCAACTTCTCCGGGATATACAAGGACCGCTACATGAATTTGGGTAGGGATCTTTTAACCTTTATGGGAATAGAACGCGACGACAAAGCAGGCAGATTAAACCATTACCTTAACATGTACAAGTTTTTCGGAGCCCCTTCAGTCATATATTTGGTCATAGACCAGAATCTTAATGAGCAGTATTCTTGTCTTGACATCGGATCAATCGGAACCACCATATGTTACGTGGCGATGGAGCATGGCTTGGGGTCCATATATCTGGCAGCTTCAATGCACTTCCCTGATGTTGTTAGACGGGTTCTGGACATTCCAGAAAGTAAGAAAATCGTCATTGGTATCGCCATGGGATATCCGATCCAGGATGCGCCGGCGGCGATATTCAGAAGTGATCGAGCGCCATTGGAGGAAGTTATACGTTTCGCTTGA
- a CDS encoding methylenetetrahydrofolate reductase C-terminal domain-containing protein, which produces MIVAKPKPFEEVVDMLGDFSRVLVAGCGTCVAVCLAGGEKEAGILASQLQLVFRDRDFKSFAATVERQCDREFLTLLRDQVAQADAVVSLACGAGIQFIAEMYPDKPVFPGVDTSFIGVNEGAGIWGERCKACNQCYLGLTGGICPVTMCAKSLLNGPCGGPSNGKCETSPDRDCAWVKIVERLKSQSRLDILAKITPPRDFRLSEHPAKLVREDYQRRF; this is translated from the coding sequence GTGATTGTAGCCAAACCAAAGCCTTTTGAGGAAGTAGTCGATATGTTGGGTGATTTTTCCCGGGTTTTGGTCGCGGGCTGTGGAACCTGTGTAGCCGTGTGTCTTGCCGGAGGAGAGAAAGAAGCGGGAATTCTGGCTAGTCAACTTCAACTGGTTTTTCGTGATAGAGACTTCAAGTCTTTTGCAGCCACCGTTGAACGTCAATGTGACAGAGAATTCCTCACTTTGTTAAGGGATCAGGTCGCTCAAGCCGACGCGGTGGTGTCGCTTGCGTGCGGGGCCGGGATCCAGTTCATAGCGGAAATGTATCCTGATAAACCCGTTTTCCCCGGAGTCGACACCAGCTTCATAGGCGTTAATGAAGGGGCCGGTATATGGGGCGAGCGATGCAAGGCTTGCAACCAATGCTATCTGGGCTTGACCGGTGGAATTTGTCCCGTCACGATGTGCGCCAAAAGCCTACTGAACGGGCCTTGTGGTGGTCCTTCGAATGGAAAATGTGAAACGAGCCCTGACCGTGATTGTGCGTGGGTGAAAATTGTTGAACGCCTAAAAAGCCAGTCCCGTCTCGATATCCTTGCAAAGATTACCCCACCCAGGGATTTCAGACTGAGCGAACATCCCGCAAAGCTGGTTAGAGAAGATTATCAAAGAAGATTTTGA